The genomic DNA GTGAGGCGGTGCTGCATGCTTACTTCCGTCAAAACTGTGGCTGCACACACTTTATTGTTGGTCGTGACCACGCTGGTGTGGGTGATTACTACGGTGCTTTCGATGCGCAAACGATTTTTGATCAGCGTGTACCAGAGGGTAGCTTAGCCATTGAAATTTACAAAGCTGATCACACCGCTTACTCTAAAAAGCTAGATCGTGTGGTCATGATGAAAGATGCACCTGATCACGCAAAAGAAGATTTCGTTTTATTGTCAGGTACCAAAGTACGTGAAATGTTAGGTAACGGCATCGCGCCACCGCCAGAATTTTCTCGCCCCGAGGTAGCTCAGGTATTAATGGATTACTACAAGTTAGAAGCTTAACGGCTTGCAGCATGTGCACCTCATGACTGAAAAGGTATAGCAATTGCTATACCTTTTTTGTAATTAGAGTCTGCTTGTCATTATGGTTTATTAGTTTATGTCATCACTCGCTGCACTGCAGCGCTTAGAGTCTGCGCTTCGAGATATTATCGATGATGCAAGTTTGCAATTGGTGGAGTTGCCTAATACCGATGGGCTCAAACTGTACTTGATTGATGAGCATTACCCTCTGCAGGCTATAGATGCTGACTTGCAGCAAAAAGTGATGCAAAACCCGCTGTATTGGATGTTTTGCTGGGCTTCTGGCCATGCAATGGCCAGCTGGATTATTCATAATCCGCAGCTTGTTAAGGGTAAGACTGTATTGGACGTTGGTTCAGGCTCAGGCGTTGTTGCTATTGCCTGTGCTCTAGCTGGTGCAGCAAAAGTGTTTGCCAGCGATATCGATCCACTGTCACA from Pseudomonadales bacterium includes the following:
- a CDS encoding 50S ribosomal protein L11 methyltransferase, producing the protein MSSLAALQRLESALRDIIDDASLQLVELPNTDGLKLYLIDEHYPLQAIDADLQQKVMQNPLYWMFCWASGHAMASWIIHNPQLVKGKTVLDVGSGSGVVAIACALAGAAKVFASDIDPLSQLAIALNASVNGCESTIEVVGDVASVIDCHTNADLDLCTIADVLYDADNKPLIDTLIPAAQSILLADSRLKDFQHPALFELMQQPGHTFPDLGGFDEFSTVRFFAK